A stretch of DNA from Oryza brachyantha chromosome 4, ObraRS2, whole genome shotgun sequence:
CAGTACCTCGACTTGCTCAGGAGTGTGCTTGACGTATTTTCCAGGTGCTTTACTGTTCTCAATGAGAGGCCTATAGATTAACAAGGTAAGTTTAATATGCTTCACCGACATCAGTCATACTGCAAAACCATATCAATAGAAATatggaaataaaagaaaaggaagaacacTTTCATTTATTAAACAAAGAGGAAATAATCGGATGGCAATGCTCAATCATCAAAATTCTGCGGGCCAGGGCTTGACTGGTTTAGaacaagaaaatttgttttcttggtaaatgaaacaaaaaggaCAGGCAAATTTCTTAAAGAGCAAATCAGAGATGATACAAGGAACAATTATTTTGCCGAATGACAGCCAGTCAAGTCCAGTTCCATGTGGCATACGCCAAACCTGGGTATGGTGAAACCACCAAGAAAGCTTTATTCACACTGACTACTCCAGGGTCTGCTGCTATATCTAGTTTTCTAATAACAAACTGATAGCAACTTCCAGCCTAAACATTCAGAACCAGGGTTCACTTTTTCAATTGAGTGTCGTCAGATCCTGACCCCCAGCAGTATGACatttttcaacaaaatttcaatcaaattttagttaaattcTACTTTAGAATTTGAATTCATAAAAAACATTTGAAATTTCACCCAGAATCTACTTTTGCCCCTTGctaaaacctcaaaatctcATGTTTTTCGTCGAAAATGTAAACCCCGATCAGGATTCAGGTCTAAATGTCTAAAAGTAGTATCAGGTTCTAGGGATCTATCTGCAAAATGCTAGAATTTGCAAAGAATCAAATTGGCAGGTACATATCATCATGGTTTTCTTTTACCAAATTTAATAACACAACTGTGGCACAACCAAGAAATGCACCAACTCACATATAACTGCTAGAAACAAATGCAAGACGACAGGAATGtttgaatagaaaaaaaaaggagagttACAGTCCATGCACCAATTCACTATTTACATGTAATGAGGTATCAAGTAAACATACCCAAAACGCTTTAGGAAAGATCTGTATGCAGGCAACAGAATTTCGGCAACTGCAAGTCTTAGTGACTCACGCAGCTCTGTATCTGGAACAGACCAGCCACACTGTTTTTGGTAAATCTCCTCAAATAGCACGTTGAAAGACCTGAATCTGGTCACATCACAGTGGGCGAAACAATGTTTGAGAAATTAAATGGTAAAACATAAGTCATTAAAAAGCAAACTGGAATTATTAGCGTATATGACCAACCTCTCCTTGACTGCGGCTCTTGAAGCTCCACTGCTATTGCCTCCCTCGCTTCCTACTTGACCACTACCTCCTGATGAAGTCAAACCTTGACCAGAGAGGCATTGCAAGACCTGCAAAATCAGAATATAggcataaatatttactaatctcACTCTTCCTATTAAAGATCAACATTAGCAACAAAATGCAAGAGAATTAAACAGCagattttattcaaatatgtctAGCAAATGGACCTTTGACCAAGCAATCCTTCTATATTGATTTGCATTTTGCTGTACAATTCTTCGATGCCTTTGAATCCAGTCATCCCCCAATAAATCTTTGGCTTCTGATCTGAAATGAACGAAATAAAAGAAGGGCATTAGACTGTATGCACCCATGCACTTACTGATCTATTGGCTATTGTGATTTTGCTTGCTACCTTACTTCATAGGAACATACCTGCGGACagattttacaatataatgaATGTTATTCATCAAAAATATGTGCATCAAAGCAGGATCCTtgtattgttttgcttttgcatCCAGATTATTCTGTAAAGCCTGCATGATACTCATGGTTACAGTGGCCAGCTCTGAACCTGTTCCATCTTCCCTTTTAAACTCCTGGAAGAGCTGTTTTAGAGTTGACTGATAGCTGCACAAAGGTTAATTGCTGTCAATTTATTTTCGGCAAACTGGCAAAGCTATAGCCAATTGCAGCTtggtaaaaacaaaacattctGAATGGACATTAAATAGGTAAAAATCAGATATCATGTCAAGACAATGTTTGGAAGAATGGTACAAAGAAGTTTAGCTACAAatgagtttgattttttttggttttggtgtATAAGTTCATCCAAAACAAGAGAAATACAACAGCAGTCAGCaatgattgcaaaacacaaagATTAGCATACTGGTGGATAGGATTGAAGAAGTAACACATGAAAATATAGCCAGGCACCTATCTAATTACAGGAAAGGTTAAGTGCACATGATCGTATACTtactcaaataaaaatttaacataGTTAATCACATAGCTTGTCAAAGGATGCACTGTCCCATcgatatgaatattttttgttgcatcCTTTTCGACAGCTTCTTCAAAATCACTGAAAGTCTTCTGCGCAGTTTGTGCTAAGCATTTTGTCAAACTCAATGCAGACTCACGCATTTGAGAGCATGATTCTCCAACAAAGATGGTGTCAATCTACacaatcaattaaaaatatattagatattACTTATTTCcacatctaaaataatttgcatTTGGTTGGCAGTTTAAATTCTCCACAGTTACAATAAGATTTGTCTAGTAAACTGCATTTTTATTAAAGAATATGCAAACATGAAAATCCAAATACCAAAGACCATGGTGAAAATTGACTTTTGATAGAAGGTAAACTTAAGTACAGATGGACCAGCAGTGTAAGTTTGGAAATGTGGTATCAAACTGTCCTATGAGTATAATAATGCCCCATGTACtactcatatttttaaatctgcAGTGAGAAGTTTGGCATTTTGCAACATTCGTAGAAACTTACAGACAGATCATTATCGTTATGCAATTCTGCACAAAAGGGTTGTGGCTGGCCAATGGAACAATAAATAGATAGTTATGGTATGATCAGAAACTTACATCTGCTTGAAGTTCACACATTATTTCATACATGTCTAGAAGCACAAAAAGCTTCTCTGGTGATCTTTTACTCATAGCAATTGCCTCTCCAAAGCTGAGTAATGTAGCCAAACTATTCTTAGTTATTTGAGAAAAGCATTTATCCCTCAAAGATTGACTGCAATCAAAAACTTGGTCACAAAGCTGACGTTCCGCGGCAAAAAGAAGTTTAACCTGTTTAAAGCAAGTGTCAGCAGAGGAATATTGCAATATATAGTAGATAAGAGAAAAATCCTTACCGCAATTCTCATGAAGTGAATCCAGTTCCCTATTTTAGACTCCAAAATTTCCCAAGGCATTTTCTGCACTTCATCTTTGCTGAGTTTTTCAACACCCAAGCTCTTCAGGCTTGACTCTAAAGCAGAAGCACGGGCTTCACTGTGCAAAAGAGGAGAAAGTGCTTCAGCAAATCACTTCAACAATAGTAAAGCTGCATAGGAGGCAGTTAGCACATAGGTCCATACAAATACTGCAGGAGACAAGTGCTTTGAAATTATTCACTGAGATTCCTTTCAGCTGGGAATTGGTAGTGCAAACTAAAAAtcttttttcatgattttgaCAAAGGCCAAAAGGGTTCACAAATATACTCAAATTGGCAAGCATGGCAATAGCTGCCTGGCGTTGCTCCTATACCCAAAATCTTTCAAAGTGAGCAGTTTCTTTATCTATATGAGATCAAATGGACAAGCATAACCAAAAGTTCTAGATTAACAACTTTAGTGTCTACTTATCCATGAAGTGATAAATAGGTACGTATAACCTGAAAagatttttcctctttttacCTGTATATTTCTGAGCATTGCTGTTGGCATCCAGCTTGTACCAACTGTTGTGCTAATTTAGCCAGAAAAGGAATGAACCTTGGCTCAATAAGAGCGGGAGGACTGTATACAGCAGCCTCCGAGTTCTGCTGATTTTCGGAATGTGATGGGTTTTTTCCACCTTCAGGATGAGATTCAGATGATGGTCGAAGAGTACTTGGAAGGCAATCAAAAAGACGATCAGGCTCGATAGGTTTGCTGAAATCAGTCAGGAGAGTGCACAATGCAAGTTAGATGACGTTGAGGTAAAAACAATCTAAACTAGTAACTAAGACACAACCTGCGCTGAGTCAATTGCTTCTGGAATTCATCCTCCATCTTCACAAGAGCCTTAGAAAGGAGGGAATTCACATGGTTGAGCACACCATCACTGCTTCGGTAGCTCCTATTCGAGCTAAAGAAACGCTCGATACTTCTCAACCGATCGACTGCGTCTAGAAAACCTTGAAGATTTTCATGTGGCCCCTTCTGTATTTCACGCTCTGCCTGCACAGATGACAACGACTGTAATCAGACCTTTCTTCCAAGCAGTCCAACAATTTCGAAAGATAGCTAGGTACAGTTTTTGCATTCAGGGTCCTCAAATACCcatcaaaagaaaatctatATCCAACCATTTAGTTGCCAAACCCAATATGGTCAGCAAATACATGTTAAAGAAAAGATAGATGCCAAACCCAACACATTTTGAAATACTTACTGAAATgcatgttaaattttttacatgCATATGACCACATGCCATGGAGAATTCTCCTTACATATCTAACCAATTCATGCTGACCAATTGGTACCACACCAATGGCACATTCCCTCAGCAGTGATGTAATGTAAAGTATAATTGGAATAAATTCcaatatctaaaaaataatttaagctAAAATTGTCACAGCAACATGCAGGCAAGACATCAAGGACAATCGAGAAGAAGGCCAATGGGAGATAAGCTCCTGCAAACAAATGAGAAGGACTGTGCATGCTGCAGGATTGCTGTTTTGAATTTCGGAGGAAACATGCATTtcgaaacttaaaaaaaaaagaggggctAATCCACCGTGCAAGCTTCCAACAAAAGTGTGCATCACCCAGTGGAGTGAGATCACACCAACTACCCGTTCCCCACACCCATCGGGCACGGAAGAAGCCGCTACAATTTCAAGTTCCATTCATCCACAAGCGAGCACATATATTGTTATGGTAGCATGTAAGAAGTAGGGAAAATCGGGTTGATGCGATGGAGCACCTCTCGAGTCCGATCGAACTGTGTGAGGATGACATCAGCGGAGCGCAGCGTCCGGTCGATGTTCTCGTGGGCCGTCCGCACGGCGTGCGTCCTGACCTGCACACACAGAGCCATAGAGGAGAGGGCGGGCATGAGAACACCAGCCAGAGAAGAGAACCAAAGCCTCTGGCGAATTGAACCCTAGCGAGCGAGGGAGTAGAGTGAGCGAGTGAGCAGGCGGCACCTGGATTGGGCGCATGGCGGCGTCGAGCGCGGAGAGGCGGCTGTCGAAGGAGCCAAGGAtggagacgacggcgtcggtgaCCGACTGGCTCTTCTGCAGCGACTCCCGCAGCAGCGCCGCGCGCTGCGCCAGGGTCTCCATCGCCCGCCCCGCCGCTGATGCTCCTACTGCTACaggtcggccgccgcctccagaaGGTTCGAGAAGGGGGAGGGGTGGATCTGGggacggggaggagggaggggtggCTTGGTTGGGGAGACAGATCGACAGGGTGGATgggagatggaggaggaggaggaggaccccACCGGCGGCAGGCGGAGGAGAGCAAGCAACGCAACGCAACGCAAGTCGATTGCTCAGCGGGGAAGGAAAGCGAGCGAGGAAGAGTCAAGTGCAACGGTCTGTGACTTCTCTGTCGCCTGGGCCGCCAGACGCGGCAGCTGTACTTGCGCACATGGAACGATTTTCAACCCTTTTTTCCCCTTGGAACAGAGGACATTTGAGGAATTTTCACGATAATTATGGTGTGTTTAgttcgtgaaaaaaaaactttctgaCTAtcatcggatgtcggaaggggttttgagcatgaatgaaaaaacaaattttcataGCTCatttggaaaccgcgagataaatcttatgagcctaattaattcgtcattaacacatgtggTTTATGATAGCACtcatgactaatcatgtactccctccttttcataacgtaagatgtttgacttttttagttatagTGTTTAACcacttgtcttattcaaaaaattatgaaaatatcatttattttgcttgtgacttactttattatcaaaataactttaagcatcacttgtcatttttttatatttgtactaaatttttaaataagacgaatagtcaaacgttaaaaccaaaaatgtcaaacgtcttatattatgaaacggagacagtaataattaggcttaaaagatttatctcataaTTTCCTCATTAACTGTTGCATTTAGATGTTGAAG
This window harbors:
- the LOC102712908 gene encoding exocyst complex component EXO70A1-like, whose amino-acid sequence is METLAQRAALLRESLQKSQSVTDAVVSILGSFDSRLSALDAAMRPIQVRTHAVRTAHENIDRTLRSADVILTQFDRTREAEREIQKGPHENLQGFLDAVDRLRSIERFFSSNRSYRSSDGVLNHVNSLLSKALVKMEDEFQKQLTQRSKPIEPDRLFDCLPSTLRPSSESHPEGGKNPSHSENQQNSEAAVYSPPALIEPRFIPFLAKLAQQLVQAGCQQQCSEIYSEARASALESSLKSLGVEKLSKDEVQKMPWEILESKIGNWIHFMRIAVKLLFAAERQLCDQVFDCSQSLRDKCFSQITKNSLATLLSFGEAIAMSKRSPEKLFVLLDMYEIMCELQADIDTIFVGESCSQMRESALSLTKCLAQTAQKTFSDFEEAVEKDATKNIHIDGTVHPLTSYVINYVKFLFDYQSTLKQLFQEFKREDGTGSELATVTMSIMQALQNNLDAKAKQYKDPALMHIFLMNNIHYIVKSVRRSEAKDLLGDDWIQRHRRIVQQNANQYRRIAWSKVLQCLSGQGLTSSGGSGQVGSEGGNSSGASRAAVKERFRSFNVLFEEIYQKQCGWSVPDTELRESLRLAVAEILLPAYRSFLKRFGPLIENSKAPGKYVKHTPEQVEVLLGNLFEGKQERT